A single Phaenicophaeus curvirostris isolate KB17595 chromosome 26, BPBGC_Pcur_1.0, whole genome shotgun sequence DNA region contains:
- the LOC138731111 gene encoding feather keratin Cos1-2 produces the protein MSCCNPCQPCQPCGPCPLASSCNECCVRQCQSSTIAIQPSAVVVTLPGPILSSFPQNTVVGSSTSAAVGSILSSNGVPISSGGLDLSCITSGYCGSRCRPC, from the coding sequence ATGTCCTGCTGCAAcccgtgccagccctgccagccctgcggcccgtgcccgctggccagcagctgcaatgagtgctgtgtGCGGCAGTGCCAGAGCTCCACCATCGCCATCCAGCCCTCCGcggtggtggtgaccctgcccggacccatcctcagctccttccctcagaaCACCGTTGTGggctcctccacctccgctgctgttggcagcatcctcagctctaaCGGCGTTCCCATCTCCTCCGGGGGCCTTGACCTCTCCTGCATCACCAGCGGCTACTGTGGCAGCAGATGTCGGCCCTGCTAA